A single Eubalaena glacialis isolate mEubGla1 chromosome 18, mEubGla1.1.hap2.+ XY, whole genome shotgun sequence DNA region contains:
- the C18H19orf12 gene encoding protein C19orf12 homolog — MPVALEDIMRLLCSISEERKMRAAVRHSGRGALVTGAVAFVGGLVGGPPGLAVGGAVGGLLGAWMTSGQFKPVPQIIMELPPAEQQKLFNEATAIVRHLEWTDAVQLTMLVMSSEALQQQLLAMLTNYVTKELRAEVQYDD, encoded by the exons ATGCCCGTCGCGTTGGAGGACATCATGAGGCTGCTGTGCTCCATCTCCGAGGAGAGGAAAATGAGGGCGGCCGTCAGGCACTCCGGGAGGGGCGCCCTGGTCACAGGGGCTGTGGCCTTTGTTGGTGGTTTGGTGGGCGGCCCACCAGGACTAGCCGTTG GGGGGGCCGTCGGGGGTTTGTTAGGCGCGTGGATGACAAGTGGACAGTTTAAGCCAGTTCCTCAGATCATAATGGAGCTGCCACCTGCCGAGCAGCAGAAGCTCTTTAACGAAGCCACTGCCATCGTTAGGCACCTGGAATGGACGGACGCCGTGCAGCTGACCATGCTGGTCATGAGCAGTGAAGCCCTGCAGCAGCAGCTGCTGGCGATGCTGACCAACTACGTCACCAAGGAGCTCCGGGCAGAAGTGCAGTACGACGACTAG